A DNA window from Pseudorasbora parva isolate DD20220531a chromosome 19, ASM2467924v1, whole genome shotgun sequence contains the following coding sequences:
- the klhl7 gene encoding kelch-like protein 7 — protein MISMASTSCEKTVGPKKKSEKKIASKEEFRLLSNIMGVMNNLRKQGILCDVILVVEGKHILAHRVVLAAASHFFNLMFTSSMMEATNHEVELGGAEPEIIELLVEFVYTARISVNSNNVQSLLNAANQYQIEPVKKMCVDFLKEQVDATNCLGISALAECLNCPELKVAADDFIHQHFTDVYKMDEFLQLDVTQVTHLLQQDTLTVRAEDQIYDAAVRWLKYDVLNRQQFIVDILGKVRFPLVSKNFLSKTVQAEPLIQDNPECLKMVICGMRYHLLSPEDREELGESSRPRRKKHDYRIALFGGSQPQSCRYFNPKDYSWTDIRCPFEKRRDATSVFWDNVVYILGGSQLFPIKRMDCYNVVKDSWYSKLGPPNPRDSLAACASKGKIYTSGGSEVGSSALNLFECYDTRTETWQTKPNMLMPRCSHGSVEANGLIYVCGGSLGNNVSGRVLNDCEVYDPNTEEWRVLCGMREARKNHGLVVVNSRIYAVGGQNTLGGLDSVEHYEIGSNEWKMASPMPWRGVTVKCAAVGSVIYVLAGFQGVGRLGHIMEYYTETDKWVVSSKVRAFPVTSCLICLVDTCGANEEDMNSASSSSSSADGRM, from the exons ATGATAAGCATGGCCTCCACATCATGCGAGAAGACAGTAGGGCCCAAAAAGAAAAGCGAGAAGAAGATTGCATCCAAAGAGGAGTTCAGATTACTGTCCAATATCATGGGAGTGATGAATAACTTGAGGAAACAG GGAATCCTCTGTGATGTCATCCTGGTAGTGGAGGGAAAGCACATCCTGGCACACAGAGTCGTGTTGGCCGCCGCGAGCCACTTCTTCAACCTCATGTTCACAT CCAGTATGATGGAGGCCACGAATCATGAGGTGGAGCTTGGAGGAGCAGAGCCAGAGATCATCGAGCTGCTAGTGGAGTTCGTCTACACGGCACG AATCTCAGTGAACAGTAATAATGTCCAGTCTCTGCTGAACGCCGCTAACCAGTACCAGATTGAGCCGGTGAAGAAGATGTGTGTGGATTTCCTGAAGGAGCAGGTGGACGCCACCAACTGTCTGG GCATCAGCGCACTGGCCGAGTGTCTGAACTGTCCTGAGCTGAAGGTGGCGGCCGATGATTTCATCCACCAGCACTTCACAGACGTCTATAAGATGGACGAGTTCCTGCAGCTGGACGTCACGCAGGTGACACACCTGCTCCAGCAGGACACGCTGACGGTCCGAGCCGAAGATCAG ATCTATGACGCAGCGGTGCGGTGGCTGAAGTACGACGTGTTGAATCGACAGCAGTTCATCGTTGACATTCTGGGGAAGGTTCGGTTCCCCCTGGTCTCCAAAAACTTCCTCAGTAAGACCGTCCAGGCCGAACCGCTGATCCAGGACAACCCCGAGTGCCTGAAGATGGTCATCT gtGGGATGCGCTATCATCTCCTGTCTCCAGAGGACCGTGAGGAGCTCGGCGAGAGCAGTCGACCCCGGCGTAAGAAACACGATTACCGCATCGCCCTGTTCGGAGGCTCGCAGCCGCAGTCCTGCCGCTACTTTAACCCCAAG GATTACAGCTGGACGGACATTCGCTGCCCCTTTGAGAAACGACGGGACGCCACATCCGTGTTTTGGGACAATGTGGTGTACATCCTGGGCGGCTCTCAGCTCTTCCCCATCAAACGGATGGACTGCTACAACGTGGTGAAGGACAGCTGGTACTCCAAACTCGGCCCGCCGAATCCACGGGACAGTCTGGCCGCCTGCGCCTCTAAAGGAAAGATCTACACCTCCGGAGGGTCCGAAGTGG GAAGTTCAGCTCTGAATCTGTTCGAGTGCTACGACACGCGGACGGAGACGTGGCAGACGAAGCCCAATATGCTGATGCCGCGCTGCAGTCACGGTTCAGTCGAAGCCAACGGCCTCATCTACGTCTGCGGAGGGAGTCTGGGAAACAACGTGTCCGGCAGAGTCCTCAACGACTGCGAGGTCTACGATCCTAACACTGAAGA GTGGAGGGTTCTCTGTGGGATGCGCGAGGCCCGTAAGAATCACGGTCTGGTGGTGGTGAACTCCAGAATATACGCCGTCGGCGGGCAGAACACACTGG GCGGTCTGGACTCGGTGGAGCACTATGAGATCGGCAGTAACGAGTGGAAGATGGCATCGCCGATGCCCTGGAGAGGCGTGACGGTGAAGTGTGCGGCCGTGGGCTCGGTGATCTACGTGCTGGCTGGCTTTCAGGGCGTCGGCCGTCTGGGTCACATCATGGAGTATTACACCGAGACCGACAAATGGGTCGTGTCCAGCAAAGTCCGCGCCTTTCCCGTCACCAGCTGCCTGATCTGTCTGGTGGACACCTGCGGCGCCAACGAGGAGGACATGAATTCAGCCTCTTCATCCTCATCCTCGGCCGATGGACGGATGTAA